DNA from Ananas comosus cultivar F153 linkage group 12, ASM154086v1, whole genome shotgun sequence:
AATAATACACGGATATTCTAGTTTAACTTGCGTCTTTTTATTTGCTAAACATCTGTTACCGTTGCTTCTCGAGTAGAAAAGCTAATCCGAAAATCCGACAAATAAAACAAGCATGGATTAAAataattgtcaattttaatgTCATAACAGTAGCCCCACATGTCGACAGTTCTACAATCTTTGGAAGGACCACGAAATAGGCCAAGAATAATAGAAGAATGTTCACTGCAACATAATTTTGTATATagatacacacacacaccacacacacacacacacacacacacactcaatccaataaatattttttaaaagaatccAGTACAAAAAGTTCTTGTGGTTGGCTGAAAAAGTTCAATTCATACAATCATGTCAACATTCAGATAAAACAAGATAATAAAGGAGAATGGCTTATTTGTACCAAtgttttattgaataaaaataaagtaaaataaaaatatctcattttaaAATCCTATGGTTATGGAGCATGAATAACTCTCTTAGATGAATGGAAATGTAGTAAAATTACTGACAGATTCAGTGTGCAAAGAGAGCAGTTATAAAACACATATATGTGGGCTTAATATAGTACATTTGTCACTTCACGAGATAAATTATTAAGCCACAACTCATTTATTAAGATACAAAACCACTTACCGCAAAGCTCCGACGCATAATTCTTCAAAGGAAACACGGATTATATATGAATACAACAAACCCGAGACACTGAGCTGCTAAATTTTCAGAAATGAGAGTATCGATCGAAAAGGCGACAGCACCAGAAGAACCGATCCAACTATTGTATACCCACACCAACATCTACTATTTAACCACATATTAAGCAATTCATTGCACCTAGCTAGGGTGATTATTCGATCGCCATTTCATGGTGAAGCCCAAAATTTTTAGTCGATTGCTGATCACGAGTTGGATCCGTCAGTTCCCAGCATTGCAGTAAGCCATTTGCAGAGTTGCTCCAACTCCTGAGGGATTGTGTGGTGTCCGATCCTGCACGGGTTTATTACATAGGGGTTGATAATTACTTCCACGACCGGAAAAGAAACGAAGAGAAAACGTAGTTTAGCGAGGAGTTACTGTTACCAATTATACGATTTGAATGTCAGATTTGAAAACCCAACTGATCTCAAAATTTCAGCAGATCTCTCCCCATGCTTGTAGAGCACAACATCATCAGCTGTATTTagataatcaaatattatgctATTTGAACTTAAGATGCTTTTCAGAAAAGTAGAGATGTCGGTATAAAATCCTACTCCGGTTGCACGTCTAATAATAGGAGATATACCTCTTCCATGGCAAAGCAAAAGCGGCACGGAGGAAGCCCGTCTCATAGCCTCTTGAGAGCTTTCCAGCTTACTCTTCAGCATCCTAAAACCAACGAATTTTTCATTACGACGCACCAAAAATAGAGATGTTGCATCGAAGAGAAGAATTTGTGCTTAGCCATGGTAGGATGGTACCTGGCGCATGGAAGCCAACCGCTTAGAGCGACAACCGCACTTAGGTTAACAGGGTATAGATTGCCATTTCCATATTTTCCGAGTGCGAAACACGTTGCAGAGTAAAGTGCAATAGCACCGCCCATACTGAAGCCGCCAACACCGAGTTTGACTGAAATTTTAATCAAAAGAAACTATAATTTGTTAACACGATACCTGCAGAG
Protein-coding regions in this window:
- the LOC109718076 gene encoding acyl-protein thioesterase 2-like, with the translated sequence MNYGSSSVASGGRGSTRSFEYGRTHVVRPKGRHLATIVWLHGLGDNGASWSQLLETLPLPNIKWICPTSPTQPVSVFGGFPTNAWFDVGDLSEDGINDVEGMDASAAHVANLLSTEPADIKLGVGGFSMGGAIALYSATCFALGKYGNGNLYPVNLSAVVALSGWLPCARMLKSKLESSQEAMRRASSVPLLLCHGRADDVVLYKHGERSAEILRSVGFSNLTFKSYNWIGHHTIPQELEQLCKWLTAMLGTDGSNS